The genomic window AAAGGCTGAATTTCCGCGCCACCAAAGTTCGCCTGATCAAGAAGATCTACTTCGCGGCGCAATTCTGCGTCTTTTACATCGTTACCCGGCCACCACCAGCGCACCATTGGACGGTAGTTCTTGGCTGGGTTCTGGAACTGCTGGGCAACGGTGGCAACAGTCTGCGCCGATAAGGGTGCGCCTGCCACCACACAAAACGCGACGAGTGCGACAAGTTTCATACTCTAGCTCCTTTTCGGTATCTACTTGAACGAGGGACAAGACACGCATTGATTTTGCTTAACTTGCGACACGAACTCCATCCGATGTAGCTCCAAATGTGGCCTCTAATTAAATCCGAAGAGGAATTGGATAAAAGTGTTTGTCCCTGGAGCAGACTGTTGGGATTCGGCAATCTGGAGTGCCTTCAGGTCAGATGAAAGACTTCTGTCAGTGGAATGATATTTTGGTCGGGCATTGTCTCTCCTAAATTTTCGAAACAATGGGCCATCTCATGCTGCCATTGTGCATTCACGGAGGCGGCCTGCATCTTCTCCTGCGAAGACACCAGGTCTTCCGTTTCGAAATAGCCGACTAGAAGGCCGTCGGTCTGTAGAAACAAAGAATAGTTTTTCCAGCCGGCATCTTGCAGAGCTTCAACCATCGCTGGCCATATTGCTGCGTGACATTCTCGGTACTCTTCTATCTTTTCCCGTCGGACATGAAGCACAAAACATATGCGTTGCACAGATCACTTCCCTTGCGGTTTAAATTCAATTCCAGTCTGCAATCCTTGAGCTCTGGCCAAAATATTTGTTGCGCCAGCCATCCTACCAAGTCAAGTATCCTTACCGATATAGAAGATCTCTTTGATAGAGAGATAGCCTCCATAAGCACAGTCCAAGCCGATGGAAGCGCAAGTTCAAGCGAGGTGCGAAACCCAGACGTTCCACACCTCGCAATACGCAACTCCATGCTCCTTAGAAGGTCACCTTCATCGCGAACTCCATAATTCGAGGATCGCCCGCACTGTTGACCTGTCCATAGCTTCCGTCACCTAAGCCTGTATCTACATTCCTGAAGTTGGGATGGTTCAGCGCATTGAAAGCCTCAGCTCTTATCTGCATCGCAAGGCGATCATGGATTGGAAACGTCTTATTAAGAGAAAGATTGAAAGACGTGTAACCGGGTCCCCGAATAGTTCCATTCCGAGCGTCTCCGTAGAATCCATAAGCAGGTGCTACGAATGCACTGGTATTGAACCATTCAGTCAGTTTGCCAACCTTACGGTACGGTGCCACCTGATTTGGACGCGCCGCCAGCCCCTGCGTGCTCGATGACATTCCTGGACTTAAGGCGAAACCACTCTGATGTAAAAACAGTCCGCCAACATTCCAGTCTCCGAGTGCATATTTCAATGGCTTGCTACTATGCCTGAAATATGGGATGGCATATACCCAGGTTCCGGTTATGTCATTCGAAAAGTCATAGGACGGCGGGCCATACTCCGCAGCCCAATTCCGCGGATTCTGCGGCCCCGCTCCCTGAGATGTTGTATTGCCTGCACCGCGTCCAGCCACCGTGGCAAGAGCCTTGCTCCAGGTGTAAGCCAGGCTGAACTGCGAAGCTCCTGCTCGATAGCTAAGCGAGGATTGAAGCGAATTGTAATTGGCACTGCCTTCATCATACTGATTGTTGATAGTGCTATAGCCCTGATAAGGACGGGTATAGTCGGCTGAAGACACTCCTGCGTTGAGGCAGGGATCAAAGTCATAGGAGGCTGAGGCGGCCTGCCCGGTGGGCAGACAACCAGTTGCGCTCGGCGCAGTTACCTGCAATGGCCAATTGATGTCATTGCCGCCGCCAACCCCTGACGTAAGATGACGCGTTTGGCTACCGGCATAAGCCAATGCGCCAATCATATTGCTTTTGATCTGATGTTCCAGGGTCAAGCTATACGACTGAATTTGAGTGGGAGTAAAAGTAGACGGAACAGCATTCAGGTTTTGTGGTGTAGGAGCAGCTGCTGTCCCCCCTGCCGTTCCATTGCTCAATAGACTATTAAGAATGTTGGCGCTTTGGTTGTAGGGTGGGTTCTGGCCATACGCATAGTAGATTACGGCTACTGGAATTCTTGAGTAACCAACTCCATATCCACCTCGAAGAGACGTTGTTCCATTTCCCGATAGATCGTATGCGAAACCAACGCG from Granulicella sp. L56 includes these protein-coding regions:
- a CDS encoding L-rhamnose mutarotase produces the protein MQRICFVLHVRREKIEEYRECHAAIWPAMVEALQDAGWKNYSLFLQTDGLLVGYFETEDLVSSQEKMQAASVNAQWQHEMAHCFENLGETMPDQNIIPLTEVFHLT